A single window of Mycolicibacterium madagascariense DNA harbors:
- a CDS encoding xanthine dehydrogenase family protein molybdopterin-binding subunit: MTFPLRAPDVAVGNPMTRVDGPLKVTGAARYAADNPVPDFVHAVLVCSTVSTGTVDRIDPTAAVKSPGVLRVLTEFDGVKLPYDIRHVAFFGQPVAVVVADTLEAAMHGASLVAVTFTAGPQNTNIDAPQAVPQPGKGQGDYSRGNPEAALRSAAVVIDGTYGIARNNHNPMELPSTVAKWDGDRLTVWDKVQSIVGAQEAHADAHGVPVANVRVISPFVGGAFGSAGQVWPHQLLASFAARKIGRPVKLVLTREQMYAGIGYRPISRQRLAIGADAGGRISAIVHEGRTETARYGLYEDGLTASPKFMYTSPNMRSTYRVVPLDVNLPTYMRGPGATTGTFALETAMDDLAHRVAVDPIELRVRNEPDHDQSDGLPFSTRRLVECMRRGADEFGWARRNPTPRVVRDGNQLIGIGMAAAGYHTSRSESDALAIVNADGTADVQTATSDMGPGTYTSMTQVAADALGLPADRVRFALGDSNYPKAPSHSGSRTMASVGSAVFTVCNTLRDKLIRTAVVDPGSPLNGVAPGAVTASGGRMFVTADPSRGENYRDLLRRRGWPSLDSRGNWTPDDADKRFSMYAYGAVFAEVAVDESLGSVRVRRIQACYDAGRVINPRLAHSQAIGGMVGGIGMALLEGTELDYRDGRVVNANLSDYLVPVNADVPALDATFLPARDDMADPLGVKGLGEIVIVGVPAAIGNAVFNATGKRVTELPIRLENLL, encoded by the coding sequence GTGACGTTCCCGCTGCGGGCGCCCGACGTCGCCGTCGGCAATCCCATGACCCGCGTCGACGGACCGCTCAAGGTGACCGGAGCAGCCCGCTACGCCGCCGACAACCCGGTGCCCGACTTCGTCCACGCGGTCCTGGTGTGCAGCACCGTCTCCACGGGAACGGTCGACCGCATCGATCCGACCGCGGCGGTGAAGTCGCCGGGCGTGCTGCGCGTGCTCACCGAGTTCGACGGCGTGAAGCTGCCCTACGACATCCGGCACGTCGCGTTCTTCGGTCAGCCGGTGGCGGTGGTGGTCGCCGACACGCTGGAGGCCGCCATGCACGGCGCCTCGCTCGTCGCGGTGACGTTCACCGCCGGACCGCAGAACACGAACATCGATGCGCCGCAAGCCGTTCCGCAACCCGGCAAGGGCCAGGGCGACTACTCCCGGGGCAATCCGGAGGCCGCCCTGCGCAGCGCCGCGGTGGTGATCGACGGGACCTACGGCATCGCGCGCAACAACCACAACCCGATGGAGCTGCCCTCGACCGTCGCGAAGTGGGACGGCGACCGGCTGACGGTGTGGGACAAGGTGCAGTCCATCGTCGGGGCGCAGGAGGCGCACGCCGACGCCCACGGCGTGCCCGTCGCCAACGTTCGCGTGATCTCGCCGTTCGTCGGCGGCGCGTTCGGCAGCGCGGGCCAGGTCTGGCCCCACCAACTGCTGGCGTCGTTCGCGGCCAGGAAGATCGGTCGGCCCGTCAAGCTGGTGCTCACCAGGGAGCAGATGTACGCCGGGATCGGCTACCGCCCGATCAGCCGACAGCGCCTGGCGATCGGCGCGGACGCGGGCGGCCGCATCAGTGCGATCGTGCACGAGGGCCGCACCGAGACGGCGCGCTACGGCCTCTACGAGGACGGCCTGACCGCGTCGCCGAAGTTCATGTACACCAGCCCGAACATGCGCTCGACCTACCGGGTGGTGCCGCTGGACGTCAACCTGCCGACCTACATGCGGGGACCCGGCGCCACGACGGGGACGTTCGCGCTCGAGACGGCGATGGACGACCTCGCGCACCGCGTCGCCGTCGACCCCATCGAGTTGCGGGTGCGCAACGAGCCCGACCACGACCAGTCGGACGGGTTGCCGTTCTCCACCAGGAGGCTCGTCGAGTGCATGCGCCGCGGCGCCGACGAATTCGGCTGGGCGCGACGCAATCCCACGCCCCGCGTGGTCCGCGACGGCAACCAGCTGATCGGCATCGGCATGGCCGCGGCGGGCTACCACACCAGCCGTAGCGAATCCGACGCGCTGGCGATCGTCAACGCCGACGGCACCGCCGACGTCCAGACCGCGACGTCCGACATGGGGCCGGGCACCTACACGTCGATGACCCAGGTCGCGGCCGACGCGCTGGGCCTGCCCGCCGATCGCGTACGGTTCGCACTCGGCGACAGCAATTACCCCAAGGCGCCGTCGCATTCGGGCTCGCGGACCATGGCCAGTGTCGGGTCGGCGGTGTTCACGGTGTGCAACACGTTGCGCGACAAGCTGATTCGCACGGCCGTCGTCGACCCGGGGTCGCCCTTGAACGGCGTCGCCCCCGGGGCCGTCACGGCCAGCGGCGGGCGGATGTTCGTCACCGCGGACCCCTCGCGCGGGGAGAACTACCGCGACCTGCTGCGCCGACGCGGCTGGCCGAGCCTGGACAGCCGCGGCAACTGGACCCCCGACGACGCCGACAAGCGCTTCTCGATGTACGCCTACGGCGCCGTGTTCGCCGAAGTGGCCGTGGACGAGTCGCTCGGCAGCGTGCGGGTGCGCCGCATCCAGGCGTGCTACGACGCCGGCCGGGTGATCAACCCGCGGCTGGCACACAGCCAGGCCATCGGCGGCATGGTCGGCGGCATCGGCATGGCCCTGCTGGAGGGCACCGAGCTCGACTACCGCGACGGCCGGGTCGTCAACGCCAATCTGTCGGACTACCTGGTGCCGGTCAACGCCGACGTGCCCGCACTGGACGCCACCTTCCTGCCCGCCCGCGACGACATGGCCGACCCCCTCGGCGTGAAGGGGCTCGGCGAGATCGTCATCGTGGGCGTGCCCGCCGCGATCGGCAACGCCGTGTTCAATGCGACCGGCAAGCGCGTCACCGAGCTGCCGATCCGGCTGGAGAATCTCCTCTAA
- the pcrA gene encoding DNA helicase PcrA, with translation MTSEVLATETDQLLDGLNPQQRSAVLHEGSPLLIVAGAGSGKTAVLTRRIAYLLAARDVGVGQVLAITFTNKAAAEMRERVVHLIGPRARSMWVSTFHSTCVRILRNQASLLPGLNSNFSIYDSDDSRRLLMMIAKDMGLDTKKYSPRLLANAISNLKNELIDPDKATFEASEGDDDLARIVAEVYGEYQRRLRAANALDFDDLIGETVAVLQAFPQIAQYYRRRFRHILVDEYQDTNHAQYMLVRELVGHDLADGDVPPAELCVVGDADQSIYAFRGATIRNIEDFERDYPNATTILLEQNYRSTQNILSAANAVISRNAGRREKRLWTDAGEGELIVGYVADNEHDEARFIAEEIDALTDRGEINYSDVAVFYRTNNSSRAVEDVFIRAGIPYKVVGGVRFYERKEIRDIVAYLRVLDNPGDSVSMRRILNTPRRGIGDRAEACVAVYAENTGASFNDSLQAAAEGRVPMLNTRSEKAIAGFVALLDDLRGKLDGELGELVEAVLDRTGYRQELEASSNPQDLARLDNLNELVSVAHEFSIDLANAAALREESDEPVDEDVPDTGVLAQFLERVSLVADADGIPEHDSGVVTMMTLHTAKGLEFPIVFVTGWEDGMFPHMRALGDPLELSEERRLAYVGITRARQRLYLSRAKVRSSWGQPMLNPESRFLREIPQELIDWRRVEAPQSSLSAPVGNAGRYGAPRPSPARTTAARNRQVITLEPGDRVNHDKYGLGRVEEVAGVGESAMSLIDFGSAGRVKLMHNHAPIQKL, from the coding sequence ATGACCTCAGAAGTCCTCGCCACCGAAACCGATCAGCTACTCGACGGGCTCAACCCTCAGCAGCGCAGCGCCGTCCTGCACGAGGGCTCCCCGTTGCTGATCGTCGCGGGCGCCGGCTCCGGCAAGACGGCGGTGCTGACGCGCCGCATCGCCTACCTGCTCGCGGCCCGCGACGTCGGCGTCGGGCAGGTGCTGGCCATCACGTTCACCAACAAGGCCGCCGCGGAGATGCGCGAGCGCGTGGTCCACCTGATCGGTCCGCGGGCCCGGTCGATGTGGGTGTCGACGTTCCACTCGACGTGCGTCCGGATCCTGCGCAACCAGGCGTCGCTGCTGCCCGGCCTGAACTCCAACTTCTCGATCTACGACTCCGACGACTCCCGTCGCCTGCTGATGATGATCGCCAAGGACATGGGCCTCGACACGAAGAAGTACTCGCCGCGGTTGTTGGCCAACGCGATCTCCAACCTCAAGAACGAGCTCATCGATCCCGACAAGGCCACGTTCGAGGCATCCGAGGGTGACGACGACCTGGCCCGCATCGTCGCCGAGGTGTACGGCGAATACCAACGCCGGCTGCGCGCGGCCAACGCACTGGACTTCGACGACCTCATCGGCGAGACGGTCGCCGTGCTGCAGGCGTTCCCGCAGATCGCCCAGTACTACCGGCGGCGGTTCCGGCACATCCTGGTCGACGAGTACCAGGACACCAACCACGCGCAGTACATGCTGGTCCGCGAGCTCGTCGGACACGACCTGGCCGACGGCGACGTACCGCCCGCCGAGCTCTGCGTCGTCGGTGACGCCGACCAGTCGATCTATGCGTTCCGCGGCGCCACCATCCGCAACATCGAGGACTTCGAGCGCGACTACCCCAACGCGACGACGATCCTGCTCGAGCAGAACTACCGGTCGACGCAGAACATCCTGTCCGCGGCGAACGCCGTCATCTCCCGCAACGCGGGCCGCCGCGAGAAGCGGCTGTGGACCGACGCCGGCGAGGGCGAGCTCATCGTCGGCTACGTCGCCGACAACGAGCACGACGAGGCCCGCTTCATCGCCGAGGAGATCGACGCGCTGACCGACCGCGGGGAGATCAACTACAGCGACGTCGCGGTGTTCTACCGCACCAACAACTCCTCACGCGCCGTCGAGGACGTCTTCATCAGGGCGGGCATCCCGTACAAGGTCGTCGGTGGGGTTAGGTTCTACGAGCGCAAGGAGATTCGCGACATCGTCGCCTACCTTCGCGTGCTCGACAACCCCGGTGACTCGGTGAGCATGCGGCGCATCCTGAACACCCCCCGGCGCGGCATCGGCGACCGGGCCGAGGCGTGCGTCGCGGTGTACGCGGAGAACACCGGCGCCAGTTTCAACGACAGCCTGCAGGCCGCCGCCGAGGGCCGCGTCCCGATGCTGAACACGCGCTCGGAGAAGGCGATCGCTGGTTTCGTGGCGCTGCTCGACGACCTGCGCGGCAAGCTCGACGGCGAGCTGGGCGAGCTCGTCGAAGCGGTGCTCGACCGCACGGGATACCGCCAGGAACTCGAGGCCTCCAGCAACCCGCAGGATCTGGCGCGGTTGGACAACCTCAACGAACTCGTCAGCGTCGCACACGAATTCAGCATCGACCTCGCCAACGCGGCGGCACTCCGCGAGGAGTCCGACGAGCCCGTCGACGAGGACGTGCCCGACACCGGCGTGCTGGCACAGTTCCTGGAACGCGTGTCGCTGGTGGCCGACGCCGACGGCATTCCCGAGCACGACTCCGGCGTCGTGACGATGATGACGCTGCACACCGCGAAGGGCCTGGAGTTCCCCATCGTGTTCGTCACGGGGTGGGAGGACGGCATGTTCCCGCACATGCGTGCCCTCGGCGATCCGCTCGAACTGTCCGAGGAGCGGCGGCTGGCCTACGTCGGCATCACCCGCGCGCGCCAGCGGCTCTACCTCAGCCGCGCGAAGGTGCGGTCGTCGTGGGGCCAGCCGATGCTCAACCCCGAATCCCGGTTCCTGCGCGAGATTCCGCAGGAGCTCATCGACTGGCGACGGGTCGAGGCGCCGCAGTCGTCACTGAGCGCGCCCGTCGGCAACGCCGGCCGGTACGGTGCGCCGCGCCCGTCGCCGGCCCGCACGACCGCCGCTCGCAACCGCCAGGTCATCACGCTCGAACCCGGCGACCGCGTCAACCACGACAAGTACGGCCTCGGCCGCGTCGAGGAGGTGGCCGGGGTCGGCGAATCCGCCATGTCGCTCATCGACTTCGGCAGCGCGGGGCGGGTCAAGCTGATGCACAACCACGCGCCCATTCAGAAGCTGTAG
- a CDS encoding Fpg/Nei family DNA glycosylase — MPELPEVEALADHLRRHAVGLPVGRVDVAALSVLKTFDPPITALTGHTVTGAHRWGKYLGLQVGDLHLITHLSRAGWLRWSDALSATPLRPGGKSPIAMRVHLGPPGQAPGFDLTEAGTQKRLAVWLVDDPFAIPQIASLGPDALSLSPDDLTAVLKGNTGRIKTVITDQKVIAGIGNAYSDEILHVAKISPFASANKLTDAQLGALHDAMITVLTDAVSRSVGQGAATLKGEKRSGLRVHARTGMPCPVCGDTVREVSFVDKSFQYCPTCQTNGRILADRRMSKLLK, encoded by the coding sequence ATGCCGGAACTCCCCGAGGTCGAAGCCCTCGCCGACCACCTCCGTCGTCACGCCGTCGGCCTGCCGGTGGGGCGCGTCGACGTCGCGGCGCTGTCCGTGCTCAAGACCTTCGACCCACCGATCACCGCGCTGACGGGCCACACCGTCACCGGCGCCCACCGGTGGGGCAAGTACCTGGGCCTGCAGGTCGGTGACCTGCACCTGATCACCCACCTGTCGCGGGCGGGCTGGCTGCGGTGGTCCGACGCCCTGTCGGCGACGCCGCTGCGGCCCGGCGGCAAGAGCCCCATCGCGATGCGCGTCCACCTCGGCCCGCCGGGGCAGGCGCCGGGCTTCGACCTGACCGAGGCCGGGACCCAGAAGCGGCTGGCCGTCTGGCTCGTCGACGATCCGTTCGCGATTCCCCAGATCGCCTCGCTCGGCCCGGACGCGCTGTCGCTGAGCCCCGACGACCTCACCGCGGTGCTCAAGGGCAACACCGGTCGCATCAAGACCGTCATCACCGACCAGAAGGTCATCGCGGGCATCGGCAACGCCTACAGCGACGAGATCCTGCACGTCGCGAAGATCTCCCCGTTCGCCAGCGCCAACAAGCTGACCGACGCGCAGCTGGGCGCGCTGCACGACGCGATGATCACCGTGCTCACCGACGCGGTGTCGCGGTCGGTCGGCCAGGGCGCCGCGACGCTCAAGGGCGAGAAGCGTTCGGGGTTGCGGGTGCACGCCCGCACCGGGATGCCGTGCCCGGTGTGCGGTGACACCGTCCGGGAGGTGTCGTTCGTCGACAAGTCGTTCCAGTACTGCCCGACGTGTCAGACCAACGGACGCATCCTCGCCGACCGGCGCATGTCGAAGCTGCTCAAGTAG
- the pgi gene encoding glucose-6-phosphate isomerase, with translation MPAQPAEIPDITATPAWSALARHHDEIGATTLREFFAEDPARGRELTLTVGDLYVDYSKHRVTRETLGLLVDLAKAADLEGKRDAMFAGEHINTSEDRAVLHTALRLPRDATLTVDGQDVVHDVHEVLDRMGEFTDKLRSGEWTGATGERITTVVNIGIGGSDLGPVMVYQALRHYADAGVSARFVSNVDPADLVAKLDGLNHATTLFIVASKTFSTLETLTNATAARRWLTDALGDDAVSKHFVAVSTNEKLVDEFGIDTANMFGFWDWVGGRYSVDSAIGLSVMAVIGKERFGEFLAGFHVVDEHFRSTPLEANAPVLLGLIGLWYNEFFDAQSRVVLPYSNDLARFAAYLQQLTMESNGKSVRADGSPVTTQTGEIYWGEPGTNGQHAFYQLLHQGTRLIPADFIGFSQPTDDLPTRDGTGSMHDLLMSNFFAQTKVLAFGKTAEEIADEGTKPEVVPHKVMPGNRPSTSILATKLTPSVVGQLIALYEHQVFTEGIIWGIDSFDQWGVELGKTQANSLLPVLTEDAAPSEQSDSSTDALVRHYRAERGRSA, from the coding sequence ATGCCTGCCCAACCCGCTGAGATTCCCGACATCACCGCCACACCGGCGTGGAGCGCACTGGCCCGTCACCACGACGAGATCGGCGCGACGACGCTGCGCGAGTTCTTCGCGGAGGACCCGGCGCGGGGCCGCGAACTGACGCTGACCGTCGGCGATCTGTACGTCGACTACAGCAAGCACCGGGTCACGCGCGAGACGCTCGGGCTGCTCGTCGACCTCGCCAAGGCCGCCGACCTCGAGGGCAAGCGCGACGCGATGTTCGCCGGCGAGCACATCAACACCTCGGAGGACCGGGCGGTGCTGCACACTGCGCTGCGGCTGCCCAGGGATGCGACGCTGACGGTCGACGGCCAAGACGTCGTCCACGACGTGCACGAGGTGCTCGACCGGATGGGCGAATTCACCGACAAGCTCCGCAGCGGCGAGTGGACCGGGGCGACGGGTGAGCGCATCACGACCGTGGTGAACATCGGCATCGGTGGCTCCGACCTCGGGCCCGTCATGGTGTACCAGGCGCTGCGGCACTACGCCGACGCCGGCGTCTCGGCGCGGTTCGTGTCGAACGTCGACCCCGCCGACCTGGTCGCCAAACTCGACGGATTGAACCATGCCACAACGCTGTTCATCGTCGCCTCCAAGACGTTCTCGACGCTGGAGACGCTGACCAACGCAACGGCCGCCCGCCGCTGGCTGACCGACGCCCTCGGTGATGACGCGGTGTCCAAGCACTTCGTCGCGGTCTCGACCAACGAGAAGCTCGTCGACGAGTTCGGCATCGACACCGCCAACATGTTCGGCTTCTGGGACTGGGTGGGCGGCCGCTACTCGGTGGACTCCGCGATCGGGCTGTCGGTGATGGCGGTCATCGGCAAGGAGCGCTTCGGGGAGTTCCTCGCCGGCTTCCACGTCGTCGACGAACACTTCCGCAGCACGCCGCTGGAGGCGAATGCGCCTGTGCTGCTTGGTCTCATCGGCCTCTGGTACAACGAGTTCTTCGACGCACAGTCGCGCGTCGTACTGCCCTACTCCAACGACCTGGCGCGCTTCGCGGCCTACCTGCAGCAGCTGACGATGGAGTCCAACGGCAAGTCGGTGCGGGCCGACGGCTCACCCGTCACCACCCAGACCGGTGAAATCTATTGGGGCGAGCCGGGAACCAACGGCCAGCACGCGTTCTACCAACTGCTGCACCAGGGCACCCGGTTGATCCCCGCCGACTTCATCGGGTTCTCCCAGCCGACCGACGACCTACCCACCCGCGACGGCACCGGCAGCATGCACGACCTGCTGATGAGCAACTTCTTCGCCCAGACCAAGGTGTTGGCGTTCGGCAAGACCGCCGAGGAGATCGCCGACGAGGGCACCAAGCCCGAGGTCGTGCCGCACAAGGTGATGCCCGGCAACCGGCCGAGCACGTCGATCCTGGCGACCAAGCTGACGCCGTCGGTCGTCGGCCAGCTGATCGCGCTCTACGAGCACCAGGTGTTCACCGAGGGCATCATCTGGGGCATCGACTCGTTCGACCAGTGGGGCGTGGAACTCGGCAAGACACAGGCGAATTCACTGCTGCCGGTGCTCACCGAGGACGCCGCGCCCAGCGAGCAGTCCGATAGCTCGACCGACGCGCTGGTGCGTCACTACCGCGCCGAGCGCGGCCGCTCCGCCTAG
- a CDS encoding NtaA/DmoA family FMN-dependent monooxygenase (This protein belongs to a clade of FMN-dependent monooxygenases, within a broader family of flavin-dependent oxidoreductases, the luciferase-like monooxygenase (LMM) family, some of whose members use coenzyme F420 rather than FMN.), with protein sequence MFHLGWFLNFVADEWNGTWGDGGRDFTGDFYVEVARSLERAKFDYVLLEDKLMVSTAYGGTMEYDLKHGVNPKHDPVPLAVVMATATTRLGVVPTMSTSFYPPFLLARLASTIDHIARGRFGWNVVTSAEDRSAQNFGLDKLYEHDERYARAAEYLELVTKLWESWEPDAIERDYATGTYANFEKVHTIDFEGKYFKSRGPLNTAPSPQYRPTIAQAGASPPGRELAAQHADTIVTPANGVAEMKAYRDDIHERMKHNGRDPADCKVLYLVSPIVADTHEEALAKRERWFTDPLYIEYMLAEISSITEIDFAQFDLDEPLPELTTNGERGALASFVAGGRDKTLRELVTGSGMSSNIPFVGTPAEVAQEMGEVMEEVGGDGFLITSPVMRLNRRYVTEITDGLVPELQRRGLTRTEYTTTMLREHLREF encoded by the coding sequence GTGTTTCACCTGGGATGGTTTCTGAACTTCGTGGCCGACGAGTGGAATGGCACGTGGGGCGACGGTGGCCGCGACTTCACCGGCGACTTCTACGTCGAGGTGGCGCGGTCGCTCGAGCGTGCCAAGTTCGACTACGTGCTGCTCGAGGACAAGCTCATGGTGTCGACGGCCTACGGCGGCACCATGGAGTACGACCTCAAGCACGGCGTGAACCCCAAGCACGACCCGGTCCCGCTCGCGGTGGTGATGGCGACCGCCACCACGCGACTCGGCGTCGTGCCGACGATGTCGACGAGCTTCTATCCGCCGTTCCTGCTCGCCCGGCTCGCCAGCACCATCGACCACATCGCCCGCGGGCGGTTCGGCTGGAACGTGGTGACCTCCGCCGAGGACCGCTCGGCGCAGAACTTCGGGCTCGACAAGCTCTACGAGCACGACGAGCGGTACGCCCGCGCCGCCGAGTACCTGGAGCTGGTCACCAAGCTCTGGGAGTCGTGGGAACCCGACGCCATCGAACGCGACTACGCGACGGGCACGTACGCGAACTTCGAGAAGGTCCACACGATCGACTTCGAGGGCAAGTACTTCAAGTCGCGCGGTCCGCTGAACACCGCGCCCTCACCGCAGTACCGTCCGACCATCGCGCAGGCCGGCGCCTCACCGCCCGGGCGCGAACTGGCCGCCCAGCACGCGGACACCATCGTCACGCCCGCCAACGGCGTCGCCGAGATGAAGGCCTACCGCGACGACATCCACGAACGCATGAAGCACAACGGGCGCGACCCCGCCGACTGCAAGGTGCTCTACCTGGTGTCGCCCATCGTCGCGGACACCCACGAGGAGGCGCTGGCCAAGCGGGAGCGCTGGTTCACCGATCCGCTCTACATCGAGTACATGCTCGCGGAGATCTCGTCGATCACCGAGATCGACTTCGCGCAGTTCGACCTCGACGAGCCCCTGCCCGAGCTGACGACCAACGGCGAGCGCGGCGCGCTCGCCAGCTTCGTGGCGGGCGGCAGGGACAAGACGCTGCGCGAATTGGTTACGGGCAGTGGGATGTCCAGCAACATCCCCTTCGTCGGGACGCCCGCCGAGGTCGCCCAGGAGATGGGTGAGGTGATGGAGGAGGTCGGCGGCGACGGGTTCCTCATCACCAGCCCGGTGATGCGGCTCAACCGCCGCTACGTCACCGAGATCACCGACGGGCTGGTGCCGGAGTTGCAGCGGCGTGGCCTGACGCGCACCGAGTACACCACCACGATGCTGCGCGAGCACCTCCGCGAGTTCTAG
- a CDS encoding NAD-dependent succinate-semialdehyde dehydrogenase, which produces MDIEELLSSVPTGLWIGGEERPGSSTFDVLNPATDEVLVSIADATPEDGIAALDAAAAVQKEWAATAPRERGEILRAVFEAITARAEEFATLMTLEMGKVLPESMGEVKYGSEFFRWFAEEAVRIDGRYTRSPAGTGRIIVTKQPVGPCLAITPWNFPLAMGTRKIGPAMAAGCTMLIKPAAETPLTMLLLAKLMDEAGLPKGVLSILPTSKAGELTTALIDDGRLRKLTFTGSTGVGKLLVKQSADKLLRLSMELGGNAPFVVFDDADVDAAVEGALLAKMRNGGEACTASNRFHVANAVREEFTEKLVKRMSEFTLGNGLEESSKLGPLISAKQVATVEDLVSDAVSKGATVAVGGVAPDGPGHFYPATVLSDVPSSARIFKEEVFGPVAPVIGFDTEEEGIAAANATEYGLAAYIYTQGLDRALRVAEAIEAGMVGVNRGVISDPAAPFGGVKESGFGREGGTEGIEEYVETKYIALTN; this is translated from the coding sequence ATGGACATCGAAGAACTCCTGTCATCCGTCCCGACCGGGCTGTGGATCGGCGGCGAAGAACGACCCGGGTCGTCGACGTTCGACGTGCTGAACCCCGCGACCGACGAGGTGCTGGTGTCGATCGCCGACGCGACGCCCGAGGACGGCATCGCCGCGCTCGACGCGGCCGCCGCGGTGCAGAAGGAATGGGCCGCGACCGCGCCGCGCGAACGCGGGGAGATCCTGCGCGCGGTGTTCGAGGCGATCACCGCCCGCGCCGAGGAATTCGCGACGCTGATGACCCTGGAGATGGGCAAGGTTCTTCCCGAGAGCATGGGTGAGGTCAAGTACGGCTCGGAGTTCTTCCGCTGGTTCGCCGAGGAAGCGGTCCGCATCGACGGCCGCTACACCCGCAGCCCCGCGGGCACCGGGCGCATCATCGTCACCAAGCAGCCGGTCGGCCCGTGTCTGGCGATCACCCCGTGGAACTTCCCGCTGGCGATGGGCACCCGCAAGATCGGTCCCGCGATGGCGGCGGGCTGCACGATGCTGATCAAGCCCGCGGCCGAAACCCCGCTGACGATGCTCCTGCTGGCCAAGCTGATGGACGAGGCCGGGCTGCCCAAGGGCGTGCTGTCGATCCTGCCGACGTCCAAGGCCGGCGAGCTGACCACCGCGCTGATCGACGACGGCCGGCTGCGCAAGCTGACGTTCACCGGCTCCACCGGCGTCGGCAAGCTGCTGGTCAAGCAGAGCGCCGACAAGTTGCTGCGACTGTCGATGGAGTTGGGTGGCAACGCACCGTTCGTCGTGTTCGACGATGCGGACGTCGACGCCGCGGTCGAGGGCGCGTTGCTGGCCAAGATGCGCAACGGCGGCGAGGCCTGCACGGCGTCGAACCGGTTCCACGTCGCCAACGCGGTCCGCGAGGAGTTCACCGAGAAACTCGTCAAGCGAATGAGCGAGTTCACCCTCGGCAACGGTCTCGAGGAGTCCTCGAAGCTGGGCCCGCTGATCAGCGCCAAGCAGGTCGCGACCGTGGAGGACCTGGTGTCCGACGCGGTGTCCAAGGGCGCGACGGTTGCCGTGGGCGGCGTCGCCCCCGACGGGCCCGGCCACTTCTACCCGGCGACCGTGCTGTCCGACGTCCCGTCGAGCGCCCGCATCTTCAAGGAGGAGGTGTTCGGCCCGGTGGCTCCCGTCATCGGCTTCGACACCGAGGAGGAGGGCATCGCCGCGGCCAACGCCACCGAGTACGGGCTGGCGGCCTACATCTACACGCAGGGATTGGACCGTGCGCTCCGCGTCGCCGAGGCCATCGAGGCGGGCATGGTCGGCGTTAACCGCGGCGTCATCTCCGACCCGGCCGCGCCGTTCGGTGGGGTCAAGGAGTCCGGGTTCGGCCGCGAGGGCGGGACCGAGGGCATCGAGGAGTACGTCGAGACCAAGTACATCGCGCTGACGAACTAG
- a CDS encoding chorismate mutase — translation MRPEPTRDDDAESDMSVETEPTPNIDELRLEIDRLDAEILAAVQRRREVSQLIGKARMASGGTRLVHSREMKVIERYSALGPEGKDLAMILLRLGRGRLGH, via the coding sequence ATGAGACCAGAACCCACCCGAGACGACGACGCGGAGTCAGACATGAGTGTCGAAACCGAACCAACCCCCAACATCGACGAGCTGCGCCTGGAGATCGACCGGCTCGACGCCGAGATCCTCGCCGCGGTGCAGCGGCGCCGCGAGGTGTCCCAGCTGATCGGCAAGGCCAGGATGGCCTCCGGCGGAACCCGGCTGGTGCACAGCCGCGAGATGAAGGTCATCGAGCGCTACAGCGCGCTCGGGCCCGAGGGCAAGGATCTCGCGATGATCCTGCTGCGCCTGGGCCGCGGCCGCCTCGGCCACTAG